From Variimorphobacter saccharofermentans, one genomic window encodes:
- a CDS encoding PRC-barrel domain-containing protein: MTPGEHGHIQNILFIRIAATPTPIPSKVLNNIHVLNGCAYNKPRINMGDYMRICELREKEVINCRDCERLGYVSDIEFDICTGQITHIIVPGPCRIWGILGRDHEYVISCCNIKQIGVDIILVDVDAEKCLLKCI, encoded by the coding sequence CGGACACATCCAGAATATACTCTTTATTCGAATCGCTGCTACACCTACTCCTATTCCTTCAAAGGTATTGAATAATATACACGTTCTCAACGGATGCGCATATAATAAACCAAGAATAAATATGGGTGATTATATGCGCATTTGTGAACTCAGGGAAAAGGAAGTAATTAATTGTAGGGATTGTGAACGACTCGGTTATGTTAGCGATATCGAATTTGATATATGTACGGGGCAGATAACCCATATTATTGTTCCTGGTCCTTGTAGGATATGGGGCATTCTTGGTCGGGATCATGAATACGTAATTAGTTGTTGTAATATCAAGCAAATTGGAGTTGATATCATATTAGTTGATGTCGATGCAGAAAAATGTTTGCTAAAGTGTATTTAA